The genomic interval ggctctggtgccacaacaaaccattcttcctagaattccatagcactggggtgtggcaattaaagtggcgtcaaaacGGATTGTTtcggcagtgcggatgcagccatgaccTCTCcttgggaacaacgtttgccatcttgacgACATTCTGATGTGGATTAGCCACACCgatcctgattttcatctgtgaaacgctGGAGGATCCGCTGTTATGAAGACCAGATTTCAGCACAAGTGCAACAGCCAGTGTGTGCCGGAGCCATAGCCAGTTCTCAGAGGTGCATCGACAGAGGCCAGATTTCACAGCTGTCTTCTATATTAGCGCTCCAAGTGGGAGCAATGCAGAAATTTGGGAATGGGGGTGGGTAAGGCCTCCCAATAGGCCCAGTAAACAGGCAAGGCTCTCTTTGTCAATGTTTCCTAGCCTGGCTTTGCTACAGGACCTCACAGAGGTTGGGGGAAACATGCAGTTTGGAACGGATCTTCTTTCCCGTCTGAAAGTCAGTGGACAAACAAACAGCAGGATACTTCCCCCCAAAATATATATAACGTTTCCCGCAGATGCGGAGTGCCAGCAGGTGAACTGATGCTGGTGACAGTCAGACTTCCATCATCTCaaacatttgacagatgaaacCCAGGCAGGGTGACcacagatgtcctaactgcaaaggaggataaggcaccttgaaatggagaacatgcaagaaaaatggaggagatgACCAACGAAAAGCTTAAAACACGCTGTAAATGTGAACCCATGCTTCAGCCTCGTGCCcaaaatggatgacattttggaatttctcttggacagaaagctgaaaagcTTCCAAGCTGTGGAAGGAAAGAGCACAGAATTTCCTAAGGAAAGGAGGACGCTGTGATGTTTTGGTGgaggggtgtttgtgtgtgtatgagactATAAAGCAAAATCCTGGTATACTTCCTatgtcttggactacagctcccagcgcCTACAGCCaggacaagaaaaccctgtgagaaggTCATTTGGACGGTGCCAGATTAGGGAGAGTTGCTATCTCTGTTGCTGTGTGAttacaatttatggtgaccttctcacagggttttcttggcaagatttcttcagagggttgccattgcctttctctgaatacagtgaaacagaaaagggaaggaagctgCACAGAGAGGACAGAAGTGAAACTTGGCTTTTTGGTCAGATCTAGGCCTGAAGGATAATGCCATAAGCAATCCACATACCCTCCAAGTGTTTCAGTTTGACAGGGACGGTCCTGATTATTCTCTTGTCGTCccacttttctttcctcctttttttcctctttgtcctccatTTGCTGCAAAGTGACTTCAAGGTGCAAAgctcagcaggaaggagagggcaggagagaaaggggcagaatcatgcccttcccagtaggcccaggcaaaagcaaactactaaaGTGTAGAATTGCACCCTACAACACTGAAGACCTGGATTCGAGGACTTTGGAGGACCAGGCTTTGCATCACCACTGAGTCTTGGAAACTCCCAGGCTGACTTTgagtaggtcacactctctcagcctcataagatggcaatggcaaagaaaTCTGGCCAAGCAAATTCCATGATAgcagtggcttgaaggcacacagcagtagCAATCAAGGCATGCCACAATTGCAGACTCTCCCAATGCAAAGCAATGCTGGCAGATCGCGGAGGCTGCAGGGCTGCGCTTCTCGCTGCGAGAAGAAGCGGATCCAGGCTTTGCCCAGGCGaggcagagagaaggggagggagctTGCGTCGCCTAGGCAACCAGGACCCCCCTCCTGGGGCTTGAGTGACAGCTGGAAGGGAGGgtagggggaaaggggaggggagaagaagagagaagagaagggaagggaagggggggacaCCCAAGTTTTTGCAAAAGCTGGGCTGGGATTGGCTGCTCCTGGAGGGCTGGGAAGGGGGGCATGTTGGAGCCACTCTGGGGCAAGCCAGTCCCTTGCTTGGTGGCCACTCTGGCTTGCAAACTGGAGGAGAAAAGAAGCCCCACATTTGCAAAGGGAACCCTTTGGAAGGAAGGATTGCAGCCTGTAAGTTGGAGAGACTTTTCCTGGGACTTTTTGGGGCTTCTTGGTTGGGCAAGTATTGGCATtactttcttctcaccttcccccttctttctttttgctgctgTGTTGCTCTTGTTGCTGTTGCCAACTTTTCCAACTTCTCCAGACCCACCGTTGGACCAGCTCTGGTGGGATTTCTCTGCATCCCTCTCCCCACGATGGGCAACTCTCTGTCCCCAAGAGATGCCCCCTGGAAGAAGCCACAGACCTGGTCCTTGGCGCTTCTGGagaccttcttcctcctccttggacTGTTGGGACCCACCATGGCCAATGAGTATGACTATGTCAGCTTCCAGTCGGACATCAGCGCCTACCAAACCGGGCGCTTCTACACCAAGCCCCCTCAGTGCGTGGCCATCCCAGCGGACCTTCGCCTCTGCCACAGTGTGGGCTATGACAAGATGGTCCTGCCCAACCTCTTGGACCACGAGACCATGGCCGAGGTCAAGCAGCAGGCCAGCAGTTGGGTGCCCTTGCTGAACAAGAACTGCCACATTGGCACCCAGGTCTTCCTCTGCTCCCTCTTTGCCCCTGTCTGCCTGGACCGGCCCATCTATCCATGCCGGTGGCTCTGCGAGGCCGTGAGGGACTCATGCGAGCCCGTCATGCAGTTCTTTGGCTTCTACTGGCCCGAGATGCTCAAGTGCGACCAGTTCCCGCAGGACGATGTCTGCATCGCTATGACGGCACCCAACGCCACCGAGGCCTCGAAACCTCAAGGTGAGTCtcccttggaaaagttactgtttaggTGGCCacaaaattctgggaatggtcacagtgattcccaaactctggtcctccgggTAGTTCAGATTTTACCTCCCAGAATCCGCaaccatcttggccaacagtccAGGGTTTTGTGAGCTGaggtccagcacatctggagaaccaaagtttgggaatcattgtacAGAattgtaggagtttatcacatgaaggagattgggagtttatcccgtgaatgtCCTGGAAAAATGGCATAATTGTGCAgaacgatttcacacaacgtcgtgcaaaacctgccattaaagtggtcacaaagaagtataaacgcacatctttttactttcaggatttcagcgacaatacATTTTCCTATATCCCTTTAGGGATAGGTACTCTCTCTCAATTTTAGAGGAGTGTAGTGGCAGCCcctttctaaacaaatcttgccaaggtaacctggtgataggttcatgttagggttgccataggtaaGAAAATGACGACAACAATATCTGATGGTGAGGAAAAGGCACCGGTAATTGTGTCGACtatgaaacaaaatccaaaatcagtATTGTGCTGATGCTCTTATTAGGCCAGCCAAGAAGGCAGAGAGTTTAGTTGTATCGTTGAATGTTGTGCCTTCTTGGTTGTTCTAATTGAGACATCACCATCATATGGATTTGGATAGTTATAGTGGTTCTCCGTCTGGTGGACATTGGTAGAAGAGGACCTTCGGTGAAGTATGGTGAGATGCCtatttcaggcagcagatttgtgGGTGACAGAGTGGGAGATGAGTGGCATTCTCATGGGTTGTCTAGGATGCTGGGACATGCTTGTGGATGCTCAGCAAAGGGCTTTAATGTTGTATAGTTAGAGGCTTgacatgcagaaggtcccaggtccCATCTTTGACATCACCTGCTGACAATCTTTGGCAATAGGACTGGGAAAGACCCGGCTTTGGTGGAGAAAACACTGCCAGTTTGTGTAGATGCTCTTGGGCAACATGTGTGAATAGTCCAACTCAGTATAAGGCAGGTTCTTCATAGGCAAGAAGAGAAGTCTCATAGCACTGTGGTAGGACACAGGCTTTGAATGGAGAAGACCCCAGGTTTGATCCCTGACATCTCCAAGCCAAgctgggggaaaaacaaaacaaaccaggaGTGGTCTGCATTCCAAGGATGGTGGACCTGCCACTTTGGGACAACCATAGATGCCAATGGAAGGAGTGCCATCTGAAATCTGAGTAAGCCATGTGCCAGCCAGGGTGGACCACTCCAAGTTTAGAGTTTATACGCCACCTTCTTCAGAGTCTTTGGGTCAGACTCAAAGCATGTCTAGTCCATCTCCCAGTTTCCTATAGAAGGCAACCAGATGTTTCTGGGAAACCCACAAGCCAGGGATAGGAAAGCAACAGCCCCCCTCTTTCAACTTGTTTTTAAAACCCTAAtgccaggttgagtctccttacccaaaatgcttgggagcagaagtgttttggatttcagaatttttaaaattgtatgggatatcttggagatgggacccaagtctaaacacaagaTTCATTTAAATTCCATATAAaacttatatacatagcctgaaggtaatcttatacaatattttaaataattttgttcttgaaacaAAGTGTaggtacattgaaccatcaaatAGCAAAGAttccactatctcagccacccatgagacAAGTTTTGGTTTATGGCATATTTTGGATCttggcattttggataagggagactcaacctgtacccaGAAGTTCCTTTCAGAGCTTGGCAAAATTACTTTTGGACAGCAGTGTCCGAAATTCCTCCAACCAGCATGAGAGAGTTGTCATCCAgatgagattctgggagctgtcatccaaaaaagtaactcagCCAAGTTATGATTCTATTTAGCTTTCGTGACTAAGAGCTGCTGTAAACATCTTATCCTCTTCAGATCTGTGCGATCTGTCCCCCTTTTGAAAATGAGGCAGGATGTTCCCGAGATGTTTATTGCGCCTGCCATGGAGGCTCTGATCCAAATGCAATGAAAAGAACTGAAGCTTCTTTTGAGTAAACATACACAGGATCAAGAGACAAGCTGGTCTCTTTAGTTCCCATTCACCTGCTTTGTCTGTGGTTGCAAAGTATGAAATGACTGCAAAGTTGGAAAGGGTCCCTCATTTTCATAAGCCACAATGGCTGCTTGTTTGGAGGTGTCTTTCTTAAAATAttctaaggcagtgattcccaaacgttggtcctccaggtgttttggactccaactacCAGAAGCCCTAGATgacttggccaacagccaggaattctgggatctgaagtctaaaacatctggaggaccacagtttgggactCGCTGTTCTAAGGTAAAGCCAAAATACAGCCTGCGAATGGGTGCTCTCTTGCTAATTTATGACCATGGATGAGCAGGAAGCATTGCCATTAAGTTGGTCACTGACCATTGTGCAAATATGGAAATGTCAgaccttcctcctccctttcctcactTTTAGTCATGCtagatgggaatgatgggagttatagtccccaaACATATGCAGGGAATCCatttggagaagactgctgagctCCCTTGTCATTGTTTGGCAAAATTCACTGTTGGCCACCCTTTTCAGGCATGGCTACTGATTTGTAGCTATCAGGGATTGATCTGAACAGGACTGATCTtgccatgagtttgcaagacctgagcagcgcTGTCAATACAGTAACTAGGTCTTTTGGAGGTCGCTcatttgtagggttgccataaacagAAGCCAAATTgatgacacataacaacaagccgAGCAACAACTGATCCATGAGCAGAGTCCCACATTTCAGCAAATTCCAAACCTCTCTTGACTGGTTTCATGAGTTTGGCTGGATGGGTTTTTCGTTGCAATTGCTGGGAGAGCTGTAATCCTGCCCAGCCATGGTTGGCGACTCCCATGTCAATGCGGGTGATGATGAATCAGCTTTGGGTTGtttcctgaactttaaaggagctagccaAGCTGTTGAACCCGGACTCCCAAAAtatattcagcaccttggaccTCCTTTG from Sceloporus undulatus isolate JIND9_A2432 ecotype Alabama chromosome 6, SceUnd_v1.1, whole genome shotgun sequence carries:
- the SFRP1 gene encoding secreted frizzled-related protein 1 gives rise to the protein MGNSLSPRDAPWKKPQTWSLALLETFFLLLGLLGPTMANEYDYVSFQSDISAYQTGRFYTKPPQCVAIPADLRLCHSVGYDKMVLPNLLDHETMAEVKQQASSWVPLLNKNCHIGTQVFLCSLFAPVCLDRPIYPCRWLCEAVRDSCEPVMQFFGFYWPEMLKCDQFPQDDVCIAMTAPNATEASKPQGTTVCPPCDNEMKSDAILEHLCASEFALKMKIKEVKKENGDKKIIPKKKKPLKLGTIKKKDLKKLVVYLKNGADCPCHQLDNLNNQFLIMGRKVKTQYLLTAIHKWDKKNKEFKKFMKKMKSPECPTFQSVFK